A genomic segment from Gemmatimonas sp. UBA7669 encodes:
- the hutI gene encoding imidazolonepropionase, with product MTPRRRLWRGVALATFADASSGGAGADAPYGLIAQGAVITEGANIVWVGRESELPAHAAVDEEYDGGGALLTPGLIDAHTHLVYGGDRATEFEQRLQGVSYEDIARAGGGIMSTVRATRSATESQLLEQATARATALLHEGVTTLEIKSGYGLSAEHERRSLTVARRIAETLPLTVRTTSLALHALPPEFAGRADDYVTESIAWLRAQHAEGLVDAVDAFCERIAFSPAQVARVFAVARELGLPVKLHAEQLSDSGGTQMAAEFAALSCDHLEYLSANGVQAMRRSGSVAVLLPGAYYMLRETQLPPIAALREAGVPMAIATDHNPGTSPTLSLQLMLNMACTLFRLTPEEAWRGVTVHAARALGLHDRGRLMPGLRADVALFDAAHPRDLAYRIGGTACRRVIIAGQEVAL from the coding sequence GTGACGCCGCGGCGGAGACTGTGGCGCGGCGTCGCCCTGGCCACCTTTGCCGACGCAAGCAGCGGCGGCGCAGGTGCGGATGCGCCCTACGGCCTGATCGCACAGGGCGCCGTGATCACGGAAGGTGCCAACATTGTGTGGGTAGGCCGCGAGTCTGAGCTCCCGGCCCATGCGGCAGTTGACGAAGAGTACGACGGAGGCGGGGCGCTGCTGACTCCGGGACTCATCGACGCGCACACACACCTCGTGTATGGTGGCGATCGTGCAACGGAGTTCGAGCAGCGGCTGCAGGGGGTCAGCTACGAGGACATCGCGCGCGCCGGTGGTGGCATCATGTCCACGGTGCGCGCCACGCGCAGCGCCACGGAGTCGCAGCTGCTCGAGCAGGCGACGGCCCGCGCCACCGCCTTGCTGCACGAGGGGGTGACAACCCTCGAGATCAAGTCGGGCTATGGCTTGAGTGCAGAGCACGAGCGCCGCAGTCTGACGGTGGCGCGGCGTATCGCCGAGACCTTGCCGCTTACCGTGCGCACCACGTCGCTGGCCCTGCATGCGTTGCCGCCGGAGTTTGCCGGTCGCGCGGACGACTACGTGACCGAGTCCATCGCATGGCTGCGGGCGCAGCATGCCGAGGGGCTGGTGGACGCCGTGGACGCCTTCTGCGAGCGCATTGCGTTCTCGCCGGCGCAGGTGGCGCGCGTCTTTGCGGTGGCGCGTGAGCTCGGATTGCCGGTCAAGTTGCACGCGGAACAACTGAGCGACAGCGGCGGCACACAAATGGCCGCGGAGTTTGCTGCGCTCAGTTGTGATCATCTCGAGTACTTGAGCGCAAACGGCGTACAGGCCATGCGCCGCAGTGGGTCGGTGGCTGTGTTGCTGCCGGGCGCGTACTACATGCTGCGCGAAACGCAGTTGCCACCGATTGCTGCGCTTCGGGAGGCCGGCGTGCCGATGGCCATTGCCACCGATCACAATCCCGGTACGTCACCCACCCTCAGCTTGCAGCTCATGCTCAACATGGCCTGCACGCTGTTTCGCCTCACACCGGAAGAGGCCTGGCGCGGGGTGACGGTGCACGCGGCGCGGGCGCTGGGCCTGCATGATCGCGGACGACTGATGCCGGGATTGCGCGCCGACGTCGCGCTCTTCGACGCCGCGCATCCTCGCGATTTGGCGTATCGCATCGGGGGGACCGCCTGCCGCCGGGTGATCATCGCGGGGCAGGAGGTTGCCCTGTGA
- the hutU gene encoding urocanate hydratase: MSSTASEVPAGTNPASLLSSASGPRPVRAPRGTALHCANWLIEAAYRMLQNNLDPEVAENPDALVVYGGIGKAARNWACFDALLESLRALKPDETLLVQSGKPVGVFRTHENAPRVLLANSNLVPRWATWEHFHELDRKGLMMYGQMTAGSWIYIGSQGIVQGTYETFVEAGRQHYGGSLSGRWILTAGLGGMGGAQPLAASFAGASSLTIECQQSRIDFRLRSRYVDEQARDLDDALARMARYTAEGRAVSVALLGNAAELLPELVRRGVRPDLVTDQTSAHDLVHGYLPLGWSVEQWQAAQQDASQHAVLRDAAATSCASHVRAMLAFREAGVPTVDYGNNIRQVAFDAGVRNAFDIPGFVPAYVRPLFCRGIGPFRWVALSGNPEDIRKTDAKMKELFPDNVHLHRWLDMAGSRIAYQGLPARICWIGLGDRHRAGLAFNAMVRSGELEAPIVIGRDHLDSGSVASPNRETEAMLDGSDAVSDWPLLNALLNTASGATWVSLHHGGGVGMGYSQHSGVVIVCDGTPEADERIARVLWNDPATGVMRHADAGYDAARDWARAQQLNLPMVTHA; the protein is encoded by the coding sequence ATGTCCAGCACCGCTTCGGAAGTCCCCGCCGGGACGAACCCCGCTTCGCTCTTGTCGAGCGCCTCGGGGCCGCGTCCCGTCCGCGCCCCACGCGGCACGGCCCTGCACTGCGCAAACTGGCTCATCGAAGCCGCCTACCGCATGCTGCAGAACAATCTCGACCCGGAGGTGGCCGAGAATCCCGACGCGCTGGTGGTGTACGGCGGGATCGGCAAGGCCGCCCGCAACTGGGCCTGCTTTGATGCGCTGCTCGAGAGCCTGCGCGCGCTCAAGCCCGACGAAACGCTGCTGGTGCAGAGCGGCAAACCGGTGGGCGTGTTCCGCACACACGAGAATGCACCACGCGTGCTCCTAGCCAACAGCAACCTCGTGCCACGCTGGGCCACCTGGGAGCACTTTCACGAGCTCGATCGCAAGGGACTCATGATGTACGGCCAGATGACGGCCGGCAGCTGGATCTACATCGGCAGTCAGGGCATCGTGCAGGGCACCTACGAGACCTTCGTGGAGGCGGGCCGGCAGCATTACGGCGGCTCGCTTTCGGGACGCTGGATTCTCACCGCCGGCCTGGGCGGCATGGGCGGCGCGCAGCCGCTGGCCGCGTCGTTTGCCGGCGCCAGCAGTCTCACCATTGAATGTCAGCAGAGCCGCATCGATTTCCGGCTGCGCAGTCGTTATGTCGATGAGCAGGCGCGTGACCTCGACGACGCGCTGGCCCGCATGGCTCGCTACACCGCCGAAGGCCGCGCCGTGAGCGTGGCGCTGCTCGGCAACGCGGCTGAGCTGCTGCCTGAATTGGTGCGCCGAGGGGTGCGTCCGGATCTCGTCACCGATCAGACCAGTGCACACGACCTCGTGCACGGCTACCTGCCGCTGGGCTGGAGTGTGGAGCAGTGGCAGGCAGCGCAGCAGGATGCGTCGCAGCACGCGGTGTTGCGTGATGCAGCCGCCACGAGCTGCGCCTCGCATGTGCGCGCCATGCTGGCTTTCCGCGAGGCGGGCGTGCCCACGGTGGACTATGGCAACAACATTCGCCAGGTGGCCTTCGACGCCGGCGTGCGCAACGCCTTCGACATTCCCGGCTTCGTGCCGGCCTATGTGCGGCCGCTCTTCTGCCGCGGCATCGGTCCCTTCCGCTGGGTGGCGCTCTCGGGCAACCCCGAGGACATCCGCAAGACCGATGCGAAGATGAAGGAGCTCTTCCCGGACAATGTGCATCTGCATCGCTGGCTGGACATGGCCGGCTCACGCATTGCGTATCAGGGTCTGCCGGCGCGCATCTGCTGGATTGGCCTCGGCGACCGACACCGTGCCGGGCTGGCGTTCAACGCCATGGTGCGGAGCGGCGAGCTCGAAGCGCCCATTGTCATCGGACGCGATCATCTCGACAGCGGTAGCGTGGCCAGCCCCAACCGCGAAACCGAGGCCATGCTGGACGGCAGTGATGCCGTGAGTGACTGGCCGCTGCTCAATGCCCTGCTCAACACGGCCAGCGGCGCGACGTGGGTGAGTCTGCATCATGGCGGCGGCGTGGGCATGGGCTACAGTCAGCACAGTGGGGTCGTCATCGTGTGCGACGGTACACCCGAGGCCGACGAGCGCATCGCGCGTGTGCTGTGGAACGATCCGGCCACCGGCGTCATGCGTCATGCCGATGCAGGCTACGACGCGGCGCGCGACTGGGCGCGCGCGCAGCAACTCAATCTTCCCATGGTGACGCACGCATGA
- the hutF gene encoding formimidoylglutamate deiminase has product MNKSMSNSMSNSIGHAPTFWAPWAFVDGRWQQDVLLTANEHGAWTSIQAQSSCPAHAQRLQGALLPGVVNAHSHAFQRAFAGLTERRHAQHDDFWSWRDRMYQVALQLTPDDVRVVARHLYAELLAGGFTHTCEFHYLHHDRNGRPYAQPAAMMEALAAAASEVGMTLTLLPVLYQRAGFTSATLREDQRRFATSVDDVLMLRDVVRGWRLPQVTAGVAIHSLRAATPDAMAQLASAVHDDAAPLHVHVAEQQAEVTQCVEATGKRPLEWLAASGWLNARWHIVHATHSLPEEVDAVAASGAGVVLCPGTEANLGDGVCDLEGWLRSNTPLSIGTDSHVTRAWPQELQLLEYGQRLAKQRRNVAADAAQEPSTAARLFGRVLHGGAVAAGCTSIGFVPGARADFVVIDMQQPALCGVPATYLLDALVFSGAAAPFAETWVGGRRAGYTTSEAQMGAHETMHGVMQRLHHAI; this is encoded by the coding sequence ATGAACAAGTCCATGAGCAACTCCATGAGCAACTCCATAGGCCATGCCCCGACCTTCTGGGCGCCATGGGCGTTTGTAGACGGGCGGTGGCAGCAGGATGTGCTGCTGACCGCAAACGAGCACGGTGCGTGGACGAGTATTCAGGCGCAGTCCTCCTGTCCTGCGCATGCGCAGCGTTTGCAAGGCGCGCTGCTGCCCGGTGTGGTGAACGCGCACAGTCACGCCTTTCAGCGCGCCTTTGCCGGACTCACAGAGCGTCGACACGCGCAGCACGACGACTTCTGGAGCTGGCGCGACCGCATGTATCAGGTGGCGTTGCAGCTCACGCCCGATGATGTACGGGTGGTGGCCCGCCATCTGTACGCCGAGCTGCTCGCCGGTGGCTTCACACACACCTGCGAGTTCCACTACCTGCACCACGACCGGAACGGCCGCCCCTACGCACAGCCGGCGGCCATGATGGAAGCACTGGCCGCGGCGGCGTCCGAGGTGGGCATGACGCTCACGCTGCTGCCCGTGCTGTATCAGCGTGCGGGGTTCACGTCGGCCACGCTGCGTGAAGACCAGCGGCGCTTTGCGACGTCGGTGGACGATGTGCTCATGCTGCGCGATGTGGTGCGAGGCTGGCGATTGCCGCAGGTGACGGCGGGTGTGGCCATTCACTCGCTGCGGGCGGCGACACCGGACGCGATGGCGCAACTGGCCTCGGCCGTGCACGACGATGCGGCGCCACTGCATGTGCACGTGGCAGAGCAGCAGGCCGAGGTGACGCAGTGTGTTGAGGCTACGGGCAAGCGACCTCTCGAGTGGCTGGCCGCATCGGGCTGGCTCAACGCACGGTGGCATATCGTGCATGCCACGCACTCGCTGCCCGAGGAAGTAGACGCGGTGGCCGCGAGCGGCGCTGGGGTGGTGCTCTGTCCCGGCACGGAAGCCAACCTTGGCGACGGCGTGTGTGACCTTGAAGGATGGCTGCGGTCCAACACGCCCCTCAGCATCGGCACCGACAGTCATGTCACGCGGGCCTGGCCGCAGGAGTTGCAGTTGCTGGAGTACGGGCAGCGGCTGGCCAAACAGCGGCGCAACGTGGCCGCCGATGCTGCGCAGGAGCCGTCGACCGCAGCCCGTCTGTTCGGTCGCGTGCTGCACGGTGGCGCCGTGGCGGCGGGTTGCACGTCTATTGGCTTCGTGCCGGGCGCACGGGCCGACTTTGTGGTGATCGATATGCAGCAGCCGGCCTTGTGCGGCGTGCCGGCCACGTACCTGCTCGACGCCCTGGTATTCAGTGGCGCGGCCGCGCCGTTTGCAGAAACCTGGGTGGGCGGGCGGCGCGCGGGATACACGACGAGCGAGGCGCAGATGGGCGCTCACGAGACCATGCATGGGGTCATGCAGCGCCTGCACCACGCCATCTGA
- the sseA gene encoding 3-mercaptopyruvate sulfurtransferase, translating to MSLHLPTPLVSTEWLAAHLQEPLLRIVDASTYLASAGRNARAEYAAAHIPGSVFADIDALSDEAAPFPHTLPAPDVLAARFAAFGIGNEHAVVVYDGSGQHFSAPRVWWMLRSMGHTRVAVLDGGFPKWQREERPVTTEVPTPMPAQFTPQFDAARWRDLHAMRANLASHAEQVVDARSSGRFTASEAEPRAGVRGGHIPGARNVHYASLVTADGTLRAPDALREIFSTQGVQLDAPIVASCGSGLTACAVLLALDVAGASHTALYDGSWTEWGSQTDTPVETGPAQ from the coding sequence ATGAGCCTTCACCTTCCCACACCGCTGGTGTCCACCGAGTGGCTGGCGGCGCATCTGCAGGAGCCGCTGCTGCGCATCGTGGATGCCAGCACCTATCTGGCTTCAGCCGGCCGCAATGCGCGCGCCGAGTACGCAGCGGCGCACATTCCGGGCAGCGTGTTTGCGGACATCGATGCGCTGAGTGACGAAGCGGCACCATTTCCCCACACGTTGCCGGCACCCGATGTACTCGCGGCGCGTTTTGCTGCGTTCGGCATTGGCAACGAGCACGCCGTGGTGGTTTACGACGGCTCCGGCCAGCATTTCAGCGCACCGCGCGTGTGGTGGATGCTGCGCAGCATGGGTCACACCCGCGTGGCCGTGCTCGACGGGGGCTTCCCCAAGTGGCAGCGCGAGGAGCGACCCGTCACCACCGAGGTGCCAACGCCGATGCCGGCCCAGTTCACGCCGCAGTTCGATGCCGCACGCTGGCGGGACCTGCATGCCATGCGCGCCAATCTCGCGTCGCACGCCGAGCAGGTGGTGGATGCGCGCAGCAGCGGACGATTCACCGCGTCTGAAGCCGAGCCGCGCGCCGGTGTGCGCGGCGGACACATTCCGGGCGCCCGCAATGTGCACTATGCCTCGCTGGTGACCGCCGACGGCACCCTGCGCGCACCCGATGCACTGCGCGAGATCTTCTCCACGCAGGGCGTGCAACTCGATGCGCCCATTGTCGCCAGCTGCGGCAGTGGCCTTACGGCCTGCGCGGTGCTGCTCGCGCTCGATGTCGCCGGTGCATCACACACGGCGCTGTACGACGGGAGCTGGACCGAGTGGGGCAGTCAGACCGATACGCCAGTGGAGACCGGGCCCGCGCAGTAA
- the hutC gene encoding histidine utilization repressor: MATTTPAPYRRVKQFLKQGLARGRWAPGALMPSEAELVARFAVSRMTVNRALKELQAEGLVERVQGVGTFARSLHAVSSTLTITDVHEEILARGHSHEALVHLAREEEASAAVAAQLALQPGAPVYHTRIVHLENGVPLQCEDRWVNPAECPAYLQHDFTQVTPTQVLFANTQLWRAAYHIEATRPSRTEARLLEIPGDAPCLVVVRRTFSRTAPITLVRLVHPGDRYMLQGEFTP; this comes from the coding sequence ATGGCCACCACCACGCCAGCGCCGTATCGACGCGTCAAACAGTTTCTCAAGCAGGGGCTGGCCCGCGGCCGCTGGGCCCCCGGTGCGCTCATGCCGTCGGAAGCGGAATTGGTGGCGCGCTTTGCCGTCAGCCGCATGACCGTGAATCGTGCGCTCAAGGAGCTGCAGGCGGAGGGGCTGGTGGAGCGTGTGCAGGGTGTGGGTACCTTTGCCCGCAGTCTGCATGCGGTGAGCAGCACGCTCACCATCACCGATGTGCACGAAGAGATTCTCGCGCGTGGTCACTCACACGAGGCGTTGGTGCATCTCGCGCGCGAGGAAGAGGCGAGTGCCGCCGTTGCCGCGCAACTTGCGCTGCAGCCTGGCGCGCCGGTGTATCACACGCGCATTGTGCATCTGGAGAACGGGGTGCCGCTGCAGTGTGAGGATCGCTGGGTGAACCCGGCCGAATGTCCGGCGTACCTGCAGCACGACTTCACGCAGGTCACGCCCACGCAGGTGCTGTTCGCAAACACGCAACTGTGGCGGGCGGCGTACCATATCGAAGCCACGCGTCCCTCACGCACCGAAGCGCGGCTGCTCGAAATTCCCGGCGACGCGCCCTGTCTGGTGGTGGTGCGTCGCACCTTCAGTCGCACGGCCCCCATCACGCTGGTGCGATTGGTACACCCCGGAGACCGCTACATGCTGCAGGGAGAGTTCACGCCATGA
- a CDS encoding peptidylprolyl isomerase: MRRAPIALLTAALTVSAACGPRETASTDGASTDRVEATASVPGPQATLPRAPDRYRVRMETTKGAFVIAVDRALAPRGADRFFELVSNGFFRDVAFYRMVPGFIAQFGMHGTPSVHDQWRDATIADDPMRTGNVKGTVAFAANGPNSRSTQLFISLEDNRRKLDGQKVFAPIGRVEEGMDVVERLNMEYGEEPNYVRIARQGNTYLARWFPALDYIRSATVMTDPVLAEPAPAKPPTP; encoded by the coding sequence ATGCGCCGTGCTCCCATTGCTCTCCTGACCGCTGCCCTGACCGTTTCGGCGGCCTGCGGGCCGCGTGAAACTGCGTCAACCGACGGCGCCTCGACGGACCGCGTCGAAGCCACCGCGAGCGTTCCCGGACCGCAGGCCACCTTGCCGCGCGCGCCCGATCGCTACCGCGTGCGCATGGAAACCACCAAGGGCGCGTTTGTCATTGCGGTGGATCGTGCACTCGCGCCACGCGGTGCCGATCGCTTCTTCGAGTTGGTGTCCAACGGATTCTTCCGCGACGTGGCCTTCTATCGCATGGTGCCGGGCTTCATTGCGCAATTCGGCATGCATGGCACCCCGTCGGTGCATGACCAGTGGCGCGACGCCACCATTGCCGACGACCCCATGCGCACCGGCAATGTGAAAGGCACCGTGGCCTTTGCCGCCAACGGCCCCAACTCCCGTAGCACGCAGTTGTTCATCAGCCTCGAGGACAACCGTCGCAAGCTCGATGGGCAGAAGGTGTTTGCCCCCATCGGCCGTGTGGAAGAGGGCATGGACGTGGTAGAGCGCCTCAACATGGAGTACGGCGAAGAGCCCAACTACGTGCGCATCGCGCGCCAGGGCAACACCTACCTGGCACGCTGGTTTCCGGCTCTCGACTACATCCGGTCCGCCACGGTGATGACGGACCCAGTGCTGGCAGAACCTGCGCCCGCAAAGCCACCGACGCCGTAG
- the hutG gene encoding N-formylglutamate deformylase, whose product MTPAANGHNANRPHVLEGGSPLVISLPHVATALPVDQQHRYTPRALEVEDTDWHLDRLYGFAHALGATLLVPRWSRYLIDLNRPPQDTPMYPGQNNTELCPTRHFSGEPLYRDGLAPDATEIQRRIDSYWQPYHDTLRAVLDARRATHGFAVLFDAHSIMSEVPWLFDGILPNFSLGTASGSSCAPTLRDALGDTLLRFPQFSQVVDGRFKGGYITRHYGRPADGVHAVQLEMACRTYMLEAAPFAWSEVLAAQARPALEAFVHTLRHFRPEPAAAS is encoded by the coding sequence GTGACACCTGCTGCGAACGGACACAATGCCAACCGCCCACATGTACTGGAGGGCGGCTCACCGCTGGTCATCAGTCTGCCGCACGTGGCTACCGCCCTTCCGGTAGATCAGCAGCATCGCTACACACCGCGCGCGCTCGAAGTGGAAGACACCGATTGGCACCTCGATCGCCTCTACGGGTTTGCGCATGCGCTGGGTGCTACGCTGCTGGTGCCTCGATGGAGCCGCTACCTCATTGATCTCAACCGACCGCCGCAGGATACGCCCATGTATCCCGGGCAGAACAACACCGAACTCTGCCCCACACGGCACTTTTCCGGTGAGCCCCTCTACCGCGACGGCCTGGCGCCTGACGCGACGGAAATCCAGCGGCGCATCGACAGCTACTGGCAGCCCTATCACGACACCCTGCGCGCCGTGCTCGATGCGCGGCGTGCCACGCATGGTTTTGCGGTGCTCTTCGACGCGCACAGCATCATGAGCGAAGTGCCGTGGTTGTTCGATGGCATCCTCCCCAACTTCAGCCTCGGCACTGCCAGTGGCAGCAGTTGTGCGCCGACGCTGCGTGATGCACTCGGCGATACGCTGCTGCGTTTTCCCCAGTTCTCGCAGGTGGTGGACGGCCGCTTCAAGGGCGGCTACATCACGCGGCACTATGGACGTCCGGCAGATGGTGTGCACGCGGTGCAACTGGAGATGGCCTGTCGCACGTACATGTTGGAAGCCGCGCCGTTCGCTTGGAGTGAGGTGCTGGCGGCACAGGCTCGTCCGGCACTCGAGGCGTTTGTGCACACGCTGCGGCACTTCCGGCCCGAACCCGCCGCGGCGTCATGA
- a CDS encoding metalloregulator ArsR/SmtB family transcription factor, whose product MCYMIASPDVLDATFAALADPTRRAILTRLARGEATVMELAEPFAMSQPAISRHIKVLETAGLVVRRVEGATRPVRLADNGLRAADRWLDKLRAALEGNYARLDAVLAAMPPEPTRRRRN is encoded by the coding sequence ATGTGTTATATGATCGCCTCCCCCGACGTTCTCGATGCCACCTTCGCTGCGCTCGCCGACCCGACGCGTCGCGCCATCCTCACCCGCTTGGCGCGCGGTGAGGCCACGGTGATGGAACTGGCCGAGCCCTTTGCCATGTCGCAGCCGGCCATCTCCCGCCACATCAAGGTGCTCGAGACGGCTGGTCTGGTGGTGCGGCGCGTTGAAGGTGCCACGCGACCTGTGCGTCTGGCCGACAACGGCCTGCGCGCGGCCGATCGCTGGCTCGACAAACTGCGCGCCGCCCTCGAGGGCAACTACGCCCGACTCGACGCGGTACTGGCGGCCATGCCACCTGAGCCAACACGTCGTCGGCGCAACTGA
- a CDS encoding HutD family protein, translating into MTPASAPSRSLLHVVSRENVEPTPWRNGGGTTQELLVWPQPEGWQLRVSVARIDRDGPFSEFPGVRRWFTVLDGAGVALTWPTRTRRLLRGDEGVTFDGADAPDCQLLRGPTTDLNVMWDARLPVHGVQRVVPGMAWTASAQWRGVYVDAACSLQVGSEMDAEVLALPRGTLVWRDGARNDAWCIRSAEPLRAWWMWASPVAP; encoded by the coding sequence ATGACGCCTGCCAGCGCCCCATCCCGATCGCTGCTGCATGTGGTGTCGCGCGAGAACGTGGAACCCACGCCGTGGCGCAACGGCGGCGGCACGACACAGGAGCTGCTGGTTTGGCCGCAGCCCGAGGGTTGGCAGCTTCGGGTGAGTGTGGCGCGCATCGATCGCGATGGCCCCTTCAGCGAGTTTCCCGGCGTGCGCCGCTGGTTCACCGTACTCGATGGCGCGGGCGTGGCGCTGACCTGGCCCACGCGTACACGCCGCCTGCTGCGCGGCGACGAGGGGGTCACCTTCGACGGCGCCGACGCGCCCGACTGCCAGTTGCTGCGCGGCCCCACCACCGATCTCAACGTCATGTGGGACGCGCGTCTGCCCGTGCATGGTGTGCAACGCGTGGTCCCCGGCATGGCGTGGACCGCCTCGGCGCAGTGGCGTGGTGTGTACGTGGACGCCGCCTGCAGTCTGCAGGTTGGCAGCGAGATGGATGCCGAGGTGCTGGCTTTGCCACGAGGCACGTTGGTGTGGCGTGACGGCGCTCGGAATGACGCGTGGTGCATTCGCAGCGCGGAACCACTGCGCGCGTGGTGGATGTGGGCCTCGCCCGTCGCACCGTGA
- a CDS encoding aldolase/citrate lyase family protein, with protein MFRRWVGVTALAAISVPGLIDFGSLEAQTASSALTLWKSGQTAFGMFVPSERAPGATDAQGNRLPPLYTEAGARTLGSNPLLDYLFLNLEGRYDVDAVRAMVAGLKAANATRRPTLLVRIPTIEAAGADSTKARVAQVLALGADGVVIPHVRSADEARLAVSFFAAAKADVWSPRNPNGRIVAMLMIEDKGAVAVMQDIAAVPGYSLLSCGIGSLTRDMGGDGPGAEAACQRVRDAGEARGMPSMMTATAATLQDRLTRKYRGILLSGSVAQVEPIIRDGLPRVGRTVPAAPSGDASTSTTSLAFLENLRAHCGKAYEGQLVNPQAADTAMQGKRLVMHVRGCGDTVRVPFHVGDDRSRTWVFTRTANGGVQLKHDHRHADGSEDRVTQYGGMARPTGTAARMEFAADAHTATLIPAARSNVWTVEVSATQFSYQLRREGSDRRFRVDFDLTKPVTPPPAPWGATSPTP; from the coding sequence ATGTTCAGGAGATGGGTGGGGGTCACGGCACTCGCTGCCATCAGTGTACCCGGCTTGATCGATTTCGGGTCACTTGAGGCGCAGACCGCCAGCTCGGCGCTGACGTTATGGAAGAGCGGTCAGACCGCGTTTGGCATGTTCGTGCCCAGTGAACGGGCGCCTGGCGCCACCGACGCCCAGGGCAACCGCCTGCCGCCACTCTACACCGAAGCCGGCGCGCGCACCCTCGGCAGCAATCCGCTGCTGGACTATCTCTTTCTCAATCTCGAGGGCCGCTACGACGTCGACGCCGTGCGGGCCATGGTCGCCGGGCTCAAGGCTGCGAACGCCACGCGACGGCCCACGCTGCTCGTGCGCATTCCCACCATCGAAGCCGCCGGCGCCGACAGCACGAAGGCGCGTGTGGCGCAGGTGCTCGCGCTCGGCGCGGACGGGGTCGTCATTCCGCACGTGCGCAGCGCCGACGAAGCACGACTGGCGGTGAGCTTCTTTGCCGCCGCGAAAGCTGATGTGTGGTCGCCGCGCAATCCGAACGGACGCATCGTCGCGATGCTCATGATTGAGGACAAGGGCGCCGTCGCGGTCATGCAGGACATTGCCGCCGTACCGGGATACAGTCTGCTGAGCTGCGGCATTGGCAGTCTGACACGCGACATGGGCGGCGATGGTCCGGGCGCGGAAGCCGCCTGCCAGCGCGTGCGCGACGCGGGCGAGGCGCGCGGCATGCCCAGCATGATGACGGCCACGGCCGCTACGCTGCAGGACCGGCTCACGCGCAAGTATCGTGGCATTCTGCTCTCCGGCAGTGTGGCGCAGGTGGAGCCCATCATTCGTGATGGCCTGCCGCGGGTGGGTCGCACGGTGCCGGCAGCGCCGTCTGGTGATGCGTCAACGTCCACTACGTCGCTGGCCTTTCTCGAGAACCTGCGCGCGCATTGCGGCAAGGCCTACGAGGGGCAGCTCGTCAATCCGCAGGCGGCGGACACCGCCATGCAGGGCAAGCGTCTCGTGATGCATGTGCGCGGCTGCGGCGACACCGTTCGGGTGCCGTTTCATGTGGGCGATGACCGGTCGCGCACCTGGGTGTTCACTCGAACCGCCAATGGCGGTGTGCAACTCAAGCACGATCATCGTCACGCCGACGGCAGCGAAGACCGCGTGACCCAATACGGTGGCATGGCGCGCCCGACCGGTACCGCGGCACGCATGGAATTTGCCGCCGATGCCCACACGGCCACTCTCATTCCGGCGGCCCGCAGCAATGTGTGGACCGTGGAAGTGAGCGCGACGCAGTTCAGCTATCAGTTGCGGCGCGAGGGCAGCGATCGCCGATTCCGCGTGGACTTCGACCTCACCAAACCGGTGACCCCGCCGCCTGCGCCCTGGGGCGCGACCTCTCCCACCCCGTAA